The nucleotide window CAGCCCGGCCCGGCTCAGCAGCGCGGCTCGGTGCCACTCGATCAGCCTGCGAAGTGTCGCTGTCGAGCTCAGGAACCTCGTCGGGTTCGGCAGGATGACCCGATTCAACGGGCTGCTCGGGCACAACAGGATCCTGCGGCTCGACGGGCCGCGCGGGCTCAGGGCGGTGACCCGGTTCAGCCGGGGGAGTCCTATCGGCCGAAACGGCCGAGTCGTCGGACTCGGCCGTCGGCGCCACACGCTTCGGCTCTTCGCAGGACACAGTGGTCAGTCGGCAGGCTGAATGACGACCCGCCGCTGAGGTTCCTCGCCCTCGGACTCGCTGGTCAGCCCAGCTTCGGCAACCACGTCGTGGACAATCTTGCGCTCGAACGGGTTCATCGGGGTCAGTCGGGCCGGCTCGCCGGAGGACTTGACCTCCTCGATCGCGTCCCGAGCGAGATCGGTCAACGTCTTGCGGCGCTGCTCGCGGTAACCACCGACGTCGAGCATCAGCCGGCTCCGATTGCCGGTCTCGGTGATCACTGCCAGCCTGGCCAGCTCCTGCAGCGCCTCCAGCACCTCACCGTCGGCGCCGACCAACACCTTCGAATCGGTGATCACCGAGACGTGGGCGCGACCGTTCTCCACGTACGTGTCGATGTCGCCGTCCAGGTCGGCGATGTCCAGCAGCTCCTCGAGGTAGTCGGCAGCCACCTCGCCCTCGGTCTCGAGCGGATCCGAGTCGGAGTCGTCATC belongs to Microlunatus elymi and includes:
- a CDS encoding Jag family protein codes for the protein MDSAAADREQTSPQQDVEDVTAQDPTDAADGSDPDGAGADRQTSESVAAADAADASDEESDAEDDDSDDDDDSDSDPLETEGEVAADYLEELLDIADLDGDIDTYVENGRAHVSVITDSKVLVGADGEVLEALQELARLAVITETGNRSRLMLDVGGYREQRRKTLTDLARDAIEEVKSSGEPARLTPMNPFERKIVHDVVAEAGLTSESEGEEPQRRVVIQPAD